One region of Pseudomonas alvandae genomic DNA includes:
- a CDS encoding FAD-binding oxidoreductase, with translation MTNPAVIDELKTLVEPGKVLTDADSLNAYGKDWTKHYAPAPTAIVFPKTTEQVQAIVRWANAHKVALVPSGGRTGLSAAAVAANGEVVVSFDYMNQILDVNLTDRTAVCQPGVVTEQLQNKAEEHGLYYPVDFASAGSSQIGGNIGTNAGGIKVIRYGMTRNWVAGMKVVTGKGDVLELNKDLIKNATGYDLRQLFIGAEGTLGFVVEATMRLDRAPKNLTAMVLGTPDFDSIMPVLHAFQGKLDLTAFEFFSDKALAKVLGRGDVPAPFETDCPFYALLEFEATTEEVANHALETFEHCVEQGWVLDGVMSQSETQLQNLWKLREYISETISHWTPYKNDISVTVSKVPGFLREIDAIVGEHYPDFEIVWFGHIGDGNLHLNILKPENLSKDEFFAKCATVNKWVFETVEKYNGSISAEHGVGMTKRDYLTYSRSPVEIEYMKAVKAVFDPNGIMNPGKIFAV, from the coding sequence ATGACCAATCCTGCCGTGATAGATGAGCTGAAGACCCTGGTTGAGCCTGGCAAGGTCCTGACCGATGCCGACTCCCTGAATGCTTACGGCAAGGATTGGACCAAGCATTACGCGCCCGCCCCGACCGCCATCGTTTTCCCCAAGACCACCGAGCAAGTCCAGGCCATCGTGCGCTGGGCCAACGCGCACAAGGTCGCGCTGGTGCCATCAGGCGGGCGTACCGGGCTTTCCGCCGCCGCCGTGGCGGCAAATGGCGAAGTCGTGGTGTCATTCGACTACATGAACCAGATTCTCGACGTCAACCTGACCGACCGCACCGCCGTGTGCCAGCCGGGCGTGGTCACCGAGCAATTGCAGAACAAGGCCGAAGAGCACGGCTTGTATTACCCGGTGGACTTCGCTTCCGCCGGTTCCAGCCAGATTGGCGGCAATATCGGCACGAATGCCGGCGGAATCAAGGTCATTCGCTACGGCATGACTCGTAACTGGGTGGCGGGCATGAAGGTCGTCACCGGCAAGGGTGACGTGCTGGAACTGAACAAGGACCTGATCAAGAACGCCACCGGCTACGATCTGCGGCAATTGTTCATCGGCGCCGAAGGGACCCTCGGCTTCGTGGTCGAGGCCACCATGCGCCTGGACCGCGCCCCGAAGAACCTCACCGCCATGGTGCTCGGCACGCCGGACTTCGATTCGATCATGCCGGTATTGCATGCCTTCCAAGGCAAGCTCGACTTGACCGCCTTCGAATTTTTCTCCGACAAGGCCCTGGCCAAGGTCCTCGGTCGTGGCGATGTTCCCGCGCCGTTCGAAACCGACTGCCCGTTCTACGCTCTGCTGGAATTCGAAGCCACCACCGAAGAAGTCGCCAACCATGCCCTGGAAACCTTCGAACACTGCGTCGAGCAGGGCTGGGTGCTGGACGGTGTGATGAGCCAGAGCGAAACCCAGCTGCAGAACCTGTGGAAGCTGCGCGAGTACATCTCCGAAACCATCTCGCACTGGACGCCGTACAAGAACGACATTTCGGTGACCGTTTCAAAAGTCCCAGGCTTCCTGCGGGAAATCGACGCGATCGTCGGCGAACACTATCCAGATTTCGAAATTGTCTGGTTCGGCCATATCGGCGACGGCAACCTGCACCTGAACATCCTCAAGCCGGAAAACCTGAGCAAGGATGAATTCTTCGCCAAGTGCGCGACCGTGAACAAATGGGTCTTCGAAACCGTCGAGAAATACAACGGTTCGATTTCCGCCGAGCATGGCGTGGGCATGACCAAGCGCG